Proteins encoded by one window of Lathyrus oleraceus cultivar Zhongwan6 chromosome 1, CAAS_Psat_ZW6_1.0, whole genome shotgun sequence:
- the LOC127122753 gene encoding glucose-6-phosphate isomerase, cytosolic, translated as MSSSTLISDTQPWKELKDHVEDIKKSHLRDLLSNEERSQSLMVEFDGILLDYSRQQVTLETREKLFKLAEVASLKQKINQMYNGEHINSTENRAVLHVALRASRDAVIQSDGKNVVPDVWNVLDKIKEFSERVRSGSWVGATGKELKDVVAIGIGGSFLGPLFVHTALQTDPEAIESARGRQLRFLANVDPIDVAKTITGLNPETTLVVVVSKTFTTAETMLNARTLREWIIAALGPSAVAKHMVAVSTNLALVEKFGIDPNNAFAFWDWVGGRYSVCSAVGVFPLSLQYGFSVVEKFLKGASSIDQHMYSEPFERNIPVLLGLLSVWNVSFLGYPARAILPYTQALEKFAPHIQQVSMESNGKGVSIDGTPLPFEAGEIDFGEPGTNGQHSFYQLIHQGRVIPCDFIGVVKSQQPVYLKGEVVSNHDELMSNFFAQPDALAYGKTPEQLQKENVPPHLVSHKTFSGNRPSVSLLLPSLNAYNVGQLLAIYEHRIAVEGFIWGINSFDQWGVELGKSLATQVRKQLNASRTKGEPIQGFNFSTTAMITRYLQASSDIPADPPTSLPQI; from the exons ATGTCTTCCTCCACTCTAATCTCTGACACTCAGCCATGGAAGGAGTTGAAA GACCATGTTGAGGACATTAAAAAGTCTCATCTACGGGATTTATTGAGTAACGAAGAGAGATCCCAGTCACTGATGGT TGAATTTGATGGCATTCTATTGGACTACTCAAGGCAGCAGGTCACTCTTGAAACAAGGGAAAAACTTTTCAAATTGGCCGAG GTTGCATCCCTCAAGCAAAAAATAAACCAGATGTACAATGGGGAGCAT ATAAACAGCACTGAGAATAGAGCAGTACTTCATGTAGCCCTTCGTGCTTCAAGGGATGCGGTTATACAGAGTGATGGAAAGAATGTTGTCCCAGATGTCTGGAATGTTCTGGACAAGATCAAAGAGTTCTCTGAGAGGGTCCGCAGTGGATCTTGG GTTGGAGCTACTGGAAAGGAATTGAAGGATGTTGTTGCCATCGGTATTGGTGGCAGCTTCTTAGGTCCACTCTTTGTTCACACAGCTCTTCAAACAG ATCCCGAAGCAATTGAATCTGCAAGAGGACGTCAGTTGCGCTT CCTTGCAAATGTTGATCCAATTGATGTTGCTAAAACAATCACAGGGTTAAATCCCGAAACAACATTAG TTGTTGTTGTGTCAAAAACTTTTACGACTGCTGAAACCATGTTGAATGCTCGAACACTCAGGGAATGGATTATAGCTGCCCTAGG GCCATCAGCAGTTGCAAAACATATGGTCGCAGTTAGTACAAACCTCGCG CTTGTGGAAAAGTTTGGCATTGATCCTAATAATGCTTTTGCATTTTGGGACTGGGTTGGTGGCCGTTATAGTG TCTGCAGTGCTGTAGGAGTGTTTCCTTTATCCCTACAATATGGTTTCTCAGTAGTTGAGAA GTTTTTGAAGGGAGCTTCCAGCATTGATCAACATATGTATTCAGAACCGTTTGAAAGAAACATACCT GTGCTTCTGGGACTGTTGAGTGTATGGAATGTCTCCTTTCTTGGATATCCTGCCAGA GCCATCTTACCTTATACTCAAGCCCTGGAAAAGTTTGCCCCACATATTCAACAG GTTAGCATGGAAAGTAATGGCAAGGGTGTTTCAATTGATGGCACCCCCCTACCATTTGAGGCTGGTGAAATTGATTTTGGTGAACCAGGAACAAATGGCCAGCATAGTTTTTATCAACTTATACACCAG GGACGTGTTATTCCATGTGATTTTATTGGAGTTGTGAAAAGTCAGCAACCAGTTTATTTAAAAG GAGAGGTTGTGAGCAACCATGATGAGCTAATGTCAAACTTTTTTGCACAGCCAGATGCCCTTGCCTACGGGAAG ACCCCAGAACAATTGCAGAAAGAGAACGTTCCTCCACATCTCGTGTCACACAAG ACATTCTCTGGCAACCGACCTTCTGTCAGCCTTCTGCTTCCATCATTGAATGCTTATAATGTTGGACAG TTGTTGGCAATCTATGAACACAGAATTGCTGTGGAAGGTTTCATATGGGGCATCAATTCTTTTGACCAGTGGGGAGTGGAGCTAGGGAAG TCATTAGCCACTCAAGTGAGAAAGCAACTTAATGCATCTCGCACAAAAGGAGAACCAATTCAAGGCTTTAATTTCAGTACTACAGCTATGATAACAAGATATCTTCAG GCAAGTTCAGATATTCCAGCTGATCCTCCAACTAGTTTACCTCAGATATAA
- the LOC127122762 gene encoding uncharacterized protein LOC127122762 — MDMKKSECEREAKEEEFNEDSIQSIMFTLGTFLLMVCLKSFLVEKWRSYVFLFLNVILLAILYMSMKPNYWSSRNLENVSDVEDVKNDEKEKKMACELSQEREIEEDKECYKTQCWSRSSNSSTSSHHHVDVENEIDEDDDEEDEDEHVEVLSKEELNERVEAFIAMFRKHLISDDKQGENFRHQKTSNLTTKIQVSCC, encoded by the coding sequence ATGGATATGAAAAAGAGTGAATGTGAGAGAGAAGCCAAAGAAGAAGAGTTCAATGAAGATAGCATACAAAGTATAATGTTCACATTAGGTACTTTTCTTCTAATGGTTTGTCTAAAGAGTTTCTTAGTTGAAAAATGGCGTTCTTATGTGTTCCTCTTCCTCAATGTGATTCTATTAGCCATTCTTTACATGTCTATGAAGCCAAATTATTGGAGTAGTAGAAATTTAGAAAATGTAAGCGACGTTGAAGATGTGAAAAATGAtgagaaagagaagaaaatggCATGTGAACTTTCTCAAGAAAGAGAAATTGAAGAAGATAAAGAATGTTATAAAACACAGTGTTGGAGTAGGAGTAGTAATTCTAGCACTAGTAGTCATCATCATGTTGATGTTGAGAATGAGATTGAcgaggatgatgatgaagaagacGAGGATGAACATGTGGAAGTGTTGTCTAAGGAAGAATTGAATGAAAGAGTTGAAGCATTCATAGCTATGTTTAGGAAGCATTTGATATCAGATGATAAACAAGGTGAGAATTTTAGGCACCAAAAAACATCAAATTTGACAACAAAGATTCAAGTTTCTTGTTGTTGA
- the LOC127096208 gene encoding uncharacterized protein LOC127096208 gives MAHIPYYPYPYIAAAQYQQPSFQYQPQKGKHQPTPAQKIPNQQYNRDNRGQNRGQNNRGNFGNRLQFDKITVPYVELVSYLIHVEAIVPRELPTTSPPFNRSHNPNATCTFHAGYIGHSTEDCWALKKRIQELINQDILSFSEEKPNVKTNPLPNHGGASVNVVIEKETTKSILRAEEVKTLIKKKVEDPPKRNQPIHFRVPTSFPYQNTKAVPWNYETMTYLGGKEICIPDTEIVNIAGTGGMNRSGHVFAPKYTPRVSLAPIVIQPKEKVIPTPTPQARETVLVTPNVTTVPVLTKAIDNKVVESETSKGKGLMVEKEQIEDHKKSITFEESQEFLKLIKKSDFKIVDQLNQTPSKRSILSLLLSSEAHCKALLKVLNVAQMMQDITVDQFDDVVANITASRYLGFNETELPSEGNAYNKALHISVTCIDSLLS, from the exons ATGGCCCATATTCCGTATTATCCGTATCCATACATCGCCGCAGCTCAATATCAGCAACCGTCATTCCAGTACCAACCGCAGAAAGGCAAACATCAACCAACACCCGCTCAGAAAATTCCGAACCAACAATATAATCGTGATAACAGAGGACAAAATCGAGGTCAGAACAATAGAGGCAATTTTGGTAATCGTCTCCAATTTGATAAGATCACGGTACCATATGTAGAGTTAGTGTCGTACTTGATTCACGTGGAGGCTATCGTACCAAGAGAACTTCCAACAACCTCTCCTCCATTTAATCGCAGCCACAATCCTAATGCCACATGCACTTTCCACGCTGGGTATATAGGACATTCCACTGAGGACTGTTGGGCTCTCAAAAAGAGGATCCAAGAATTAATTAATCAAGATATTTTGTCTTTCTCCGAAGAAAAACCGAATGTAAAGACTAATCCCTTGCCAAACCATGGTGGCGCATCAGTCAATGTTGTGATCGAAAAGGAGACCACCAAATCTATACTAAGGGCTGAAGAAGTGAAGACTCTGAT AAAAAAGAAGGTTGAAGATCCTCCCAAGAGGAATCAGCCGATTCATTTCCGTGTTCCCACTTCGTTCCCGTATCAGAATACCAAGGCAGTGCCTTGGAATTATGAGACTATGACGTATTTGGGAGGAAAGGAAATTTGTATTCCTGACACAGAAATCGTCAACATTGCTGGAACGGGAGGTATGAATCGAAGTGGCCATGTATTCGCTCCTAAATACACTCCTAGGGTGTCTCTAGCACCCATAGTTATCCAGCCTAAGGAGAAGGTCATTCCTACTCCGACTCCACAGGCAAGGGAAACTGTACTTGTTACTCCGAATGTGACGACTGTTCCAGTGTTGACGAAAGCTATTGACAATAAAGTTGTAGAATCTGAAACATCTAAGGGTAAAGGATTGATGGTTGAGAAAGAACAGATTGAAGATCACAAGAAGAGTATCACTTTTGAGGAAAGTCAAGAATTTctcaaattgatcaagaaaagtgatttCAAGATTGTTGACCAGTTGAATCAGACTCCCTCCAAAAGATCAATTTTGTCTTTGCtgttgagttctgaggctcaCTGTAAAGCATTGCTGAAAGTTCTAAATGTCGCTCAAATGATGCAAGATATCACAGTCGATCAATTTGATGACGTGGTTGCCAATATCACTGCCAGTAGGTATCTGGGATTTAATGAAACAGAGCTACCTTCTGAGGGAAATGCCTACAACAAAGCATTACACATTTCGGTCACATGTATTGATTCTCTCTTATCTTGA